A window from Podospora bellae-mahoneyi strain CBS 112042 chromosome 1 map unlocalized CBS112042p_1, whole genome shotgun sequence encodes these proteins:
- a CDS encoding uncharacterized protein (EggNog:ENOG503P1UE; COG:S) has translation MITKAAASYMNGQLSTNIDSAYGYVSFLAQFARQVRDIEIIRQDWRNPSKLVSLLPLLRQFRIRNATDPRDKVYALIGMVQYWGGQHKIAPDYNLDVTNVYWQVSVTVIKNMQSLEVLCGTPNATSDGDPRLTHPGHPSWVIDWSYRPSATENIRLETQGFYDASSHLPPGQVRLHGRLLLEVEGVELDRIHWVCDEVVNSHHGRDGGARRWREVVKSWEELVVEVLGDDNRPYAGGGTVGNAFWRTICGNIEYTHAGISLAGDDVSSAYTKWRSVDFHHRRTTSIVGDHLQEPVFNAKHGMTEKELESEKRNAFHYAVRFACSDRKFFITDKGYIGTGPRGVSSGDRVFVVSGSRVPLILRPSTQEVGCNHRVVETLIKRPEDRVFYQAGEEAKQMMRQGDSVCNELHRGLYNLIGDAYVHGAMDGCFFGDVR, from the exons ATGATCACGAAAGCAGCGGCGTCATATATGAACGGCCAGCTTTCTACAAACATCGACTCGGCCTACGGATACGTATCATTCTTGGCACAATTTGCACGGCAAGTAAGAGATATCGAGATCATCCGACAGGACTGGCGAAACCCTTCAAAGCTCGTTTCACTGCTTCCTCTGCTCCGGCAGTTCAGGATACGGAATGCAACAGACCCCAGAGATAAGGTGTATGCACTCATCGGCATGGTCCAGTATTGGGGTGGCCAACACAAAATTGCTCCCGACTACAACCTTGACGTGACAAATGTTTACTGGCAGGTGTCTGTCACAGTCATCAAAAACATGCAGTCGCTTGAGGTTCTGTGTGGCACACCAAACGCCACAAGTGACGGTGACCCACGGCTCACCCATCCAGGGCATCCCTCCTGGGTGATAGACTG GAGTTACAGACCAAGTGCCACTGAAAACATCCGCCTTGAAACACAAGGGTTCTATGATGCCTCAAGCCACCTGCCCCCGGGCCAGGTTCGTCTTCACGGCCGGCTCCTATTAGAGGTAGAAGGAGTTGAGCTCGATCGGATTCACTGGGTCTGCGACGAAGTAGTCAACTCCCATCACGGCAGAGACGGTGGCGCCAGACGATGGCGAGAGGTCGTGAAGAGTTGGGAAGAGCTAGTCGTCGAGGTCCTAGGAGACGACAATCGACCATATGCCGGTGGAGGAACCGTTGGAAATGCCTTTTGGCGCACTATATGCGGAAACATTGAATACACCCACGCTGGAATATCCCTCGCTGGGGACGATGTGTCGTCAGCATACACCAAATGGCGAAGCGTCGACTTTCACCATAGAAGAACGACATCAATCGTTGGTGATCACCTGCAGGAGCCGGTCTTCAATGCCAAGCATGGGATGACcgagaaggagttggagTCTGAAAAGAGGAACGCGTTCCACTACGCCGTCAGGTTTGCGTGTAGTGATAGGAAGTTCTTTATCACGGATAAGGGATACATCGGGACCGGTCCTCGCGGTGTAAGCAGCGGTGATAGGGTTTTTGTTGTGTCGGGGAGCCGGGTACCGCTGATATTGCGACCTTCGACACAAGAGGTAGGGTGCAACCATAGAGTGGTTGAGACGTTGATCAAGCGGCCCGAAGACCGGGTGTTCTACCAGGCTGGTGAAGAAGCCAAACAGATGATGAGACAAGGAGATAGCGTCTGCAACGAGTTGCATCGGGGACTGTATAATCTGATAGGGGATGCTTATGTTCATGGGGCTATGGATGGG TGTTTCTTCGGTGACGTTAGATAG
- a CDS encoding uncharacterized protein (EggNog:ENOG503NVJG; COG:O), which yields MFWHKSLPALTMGILGPRTGTAKKLPSDNIMGTPPDTPESSPAPDLQPMATPKLRGALLKQPLPTPPDTGLALNVPKAHDFGSFMDVTTPPEVEETPATPTTEDGPESPTSQLTQEASRFWGEDFSDKASTVLTTPSEAPFTPSKSGYRYPHHVDDLIFDCEDSPETPDTQLTQEASRFWDDTPDTPFTAPSSAPSLAGTPSKPLPGKTRHLLPRQPGLKTPLPCTNCGSLISSNHQHPLQCTHLLCPTCTRQILITSLISKPFVPAACPCSASTPIPKSILRQSVTYLQFMAYADKLAENSIPAGQRLYCHNPQCKRFINPKLDVKKGGKVGTCGHCGGNTCKRCGQKGHMFGVSQQTCKLPTSTRRKKERMRG from the coding sequence ATGTTTTGGCATAAGTCATTGCCAGCTCTCACGATGGGAATCCTCGGGCCCAGGACCGGCACTGCGAAAAAGCTTCCCTCGGACAACATAATGGGCACGCCTCCTGATACCCCTGAGTCGAGTCCTGCCCCGGATTTGCAGCCTATGGCCACCCCCAAACTGCGGGGGGCTCTCCTCAAGCAACCACTACCCACACCCCCAGACACTGGGCTTGCGCTCAATGTCCCGAAAGCTCATGATTTTGGATCCTTCATGGATGTCACAACACCTCCAGAAGTTGAAGAAACGCCTGCGACCCCGACAACAGAAGACGGGCCAGAAAGTCCCACCTCCCAGCTTACCCAAGAAGCCTCGAGGTTTTGGGGAGAAGACTTCTCAGACAAAGCCTCAACAGTActcacaacaccatccgaagctcccttcaccccctcaaaatcaGGATACCGCTATCCACACCACGTCGACGACCTAATCTTCGACTGCGAAGACTCCCCCGAGACCCCAGACACTCAGCTAACCCAAGAAGCCTCCCGCTTCTGGGACGACACCCCCGACACCCCCTTCACagccccctcctcagcaccatcccTAGCAGGAACCCCATCAAAACCTCTCCCAGGAAAAACCCGCCACTTGCTGCCTAGACAACCCGGCctcaaaacccccctcccatgcACCAACTGCGGCTCTCTAATCTcatccaaccaccaacaccccctccaatGCACCCATCTCCTCTGTCCCACCTGCACGAGGCAaatcctcatcacctccctcatctccaaaccCTTCGTCCCAGCAGCCTGCCCTTGCTCTGCCTCGACCCCGATCCCGAAATCCATCCTCCGACAATCAGTAACCTACCTGCAATTCATGGCCTACGCCGACAAACTCGCCGAAAACTCCATTCCTGCCGGTCAGAGGTTGTACTGCCACAACCCCCAATGCAAAAGATTCATCAACCCGAAGCTGGACGTGAAAAAGGGAGGGAAAGTAGGGACGTGTGGGCATTGTGGGGGAAATACGTGCAAGAGGTGCGGGCAGAAGGGGCATATGTTTGGGGTTAGTCAGCAGACTTGTAAGTTACCTACCTCGACgaggagaaagaaggagaggatgagaggCTGA